One genomic segment of Rubeoparvulum massiliense includes these proteins:
- a CDS encoding phosphatase PAP2 family protein, with translation MELYEKSVIQRNNWIRWYLPLALLLFCIALILSPEHERAQFFIFLLIPCIPAMIKAEERSRSYFWAAAILGIAYYVLNMLVFKMHVWQLKYELVHPNGLFDFLIPMNHFLHSIPFNDGMFIRQFATPWLDQILVPIYVHGFVVPAAVMAVYYVATKQPVKVVQAIFAFHALQYVMILPFHFWVESYQVWQVQNMFDGTFFTDPIVNYRHWLVSGAKVPSFNHAFPSMHTSIATAIIIMALREKNRFFRWIMVIFNVTVIFTTVYLGIHWILDLIGGILLGWSAVKIGDWVVARPTFQLWINQFIERIERVLPERKSKKEMVRA, from the coding sequence ATGGAACTTTATGAAAAGAGTGTGATTCAGAGAAATAACTGGATCCGCTGGTATCTGCCGCTTGCTCTCCTGCTTTTTTGCATCGCGTTAATCTTGTCACCCGAACATGAGCGCGCTCAATTTTTTATTTTCTTGCTCATTCCCTGTATACCTGCCATGATTAAGGCAGAAGAGCGATCACGTAGTTATTTTTGGGCTGCTGCAATTTTAGGAATTGCCTATTACGTTCTCAATATGCTTGTTTTTAAGATGCATGTTTGGCAGCTAAAATATGAATTGGTACATCCCAATGGATTGTTTGACTTTTTGATTCCAATGAATCATTTTTTACACAGCATTCCTTTCAATGATGGGATGTTTATTCGTCAGTTCGCTACACCTTGGCTGGATCAGATTTTAGTGCCGATCTATGTTCATGGCTTTGTGGTTCCAGCTGCAGTCATGGCAGTCTACTATGTGGCAACGAAACAACCAGTAAAAGTGGTACAGGCTATTTTTGCCTTCCATGCTCTACAATATGTGATGATTTTACCCTTCCACTTCTGGGTCGAATCCTATCAGGTTTGGCAAGTACAAAACATGTTTGATGGTACATTCTTTACAGACCCTATCGTTAATTATCGCCATTGGCTAGTATCAGGAGCGAAGGTACCTAGCTTTAATCACGCATTTCCAAGCATGCATACATCCATTGCTACAGCCATTATTATCATGGCTTTACGAGAAAAAAATCGGTTTTTCAGATGGATTATGGTGATCTTTAATGTGACGGTAATCTTTACCACCGTATATCTTGGAATCCATTGGATTTTGGATCTGATTGGTGGTATTTTACTAGGCTGGTCTGCAGTGAAGATAGGCGATTGGGTAGTCGCACGTCCTACCTTTCAACTCTGGATCAACCAGTTTATTGAGCGCATTGAACGGGTTCTTCCAGAACGTAAGAGCAAAAAAGAGATGGTACGAGCATAA
- a CDS encoding HAD family hydrolase gives MAYVAVDFDGTLFQGNPLALMLKVGLTQFPLHRRLRIYKGMSQAVIINYRKGSYVVRTELFRAFAQGFRGLTRGEVEAFFVRLVDHGVEQLDREILERIQSHHQSGDRVILLSGALHPFLELFVARTGAPIDEVRGTELLFEGEICTGEIGVINHGEEKVRHFQAWLQETEVKETWAYADSASDLPLFEFVSRPVVVRPKAEFRTHVEERGWPIIQ, from the coding sequence ATGGCCTATGTTGCTGTCGATTTTGATGGAACTCTTTTTCAAGGTAATCCCCTAGCCTTAATGCTCAAAGTGGGTTTAACGCAGTTTCCACTTCACCGCAGACTTCGTATTTATAAAGGAATGAGTCAAGCGGTCATCATCAATTATCGTAAGGGCTCCTATGTAGTTCGCACTGAATTATTCCGCGCTTTTGCCCAAGGGTTTCGCGGATTAACCCGAGGAGAAGTAGAAGCGTTTTTTGTTCGTTTGGTTGATCATGGTGTAGAGCAATTGGATCGAGAGATTTTGGAACGGATTCAATCCCATCATCAGTCGGGGGATCGAGTGATTTTACTGTCTGGAGCGCTTCATCCATTTCTCGAACTATTCGTAGCTCGAACTGGGGCACCCATTGATGAGGTAAGAGGCACAGAGCTTCTCTTTGAAGGGGAGATTTGTACAGGTGAGATCGGTGTGATCAATCATGGCGAGGAGAAGGTGAGACATTTCCAAGCGTGGCTACAAGAAACAGAAGTGAAGGAGACATGGGCCTACGCGGATAGTGCGTCTGATCTCCCTCTATTTGAATTTGTATCTCGTCCCGTCGTAGTTCGGCCGAAGGCAGAATTTCGTACTCATGTAGAGGAACGCGGCTGGCCCATCATTCAATGA
- a CDS encoding UbiD family decarboxylase, whose protein sequence is MHTNLRSFIEVLQQEGELVTIDAPVDPYLELAEIHRRVITEEGPALLFTNVKGSPFPVITNMFGTMRRVDLCFGPKPEAFVRQLVGAVDHLMPPRPSALWQERKLFYDLLKIGTKRVSANRAPISEVRSEQVQLTKLPALTSWSEDGGPFVTLPLVYTEDPHTKQHNLGMYRIQIYDDQHTGIHWQIHKGGGFHYYEAEQMNQPLPLTLMLGGPPALIITAIAPLPEKVPELVFTSLLMNDKVHLYQEEGYPHPLVAEAEFAFGGLVPPHERRLEGPFGDHYGYYSLAHDFPIFHVKKMWRRKDAIYPATVVGKPIQEDYHIGDYLQRLISPLFPMVMPGVKALKAYADTGVHALAGAIVRESYYREALATGFRILGEGQLTLTKFLMLTDVPCNLEKFDTLLESILARFQPARDLMIINDTSMDTLDYTGRQFNKGSKAIMIGIGQPIRQLSREYRGGQLPGVHDAQVYCGGCLVVSGPTYEEDPEFAQHLVDEAQEQLTGWPLVILTDDASIAQRSDLFLWSVFTRFDPAYDIYARSEIRRNKICYEGAIIIDARMKPFYPDTVETDPATKALVDERWNQYFK, encoded by the coding sequence ATGCATACCAATCTACGTTCGTTTATAGAAGTTTTGCAACAGGAAGGGGAACTGGTAACCATTGATGCACCAGTGGATCCCTACCTTGAACTGGCAGAAATCCACCGCCGAGTCATCACTGAGGAAGGACCTGCCCTTCTCTTCACCAATGTGAAAGGAAGCCCATTTCCTGTCATTACCAATATGTTTGGAACCATGAGACGGGTTGATCTCTGCTTTGGCCCGAAGCCAGAGGCCTTTGTTCGACAGCTTGTAGGAGCTGTAGATCATCTAATGCCTCCACGACCCTCTGCATTGTGGCAGGAACGGAAGCTCTTCTATGACTTATTAAAAATCGGTACGAAGAGAGTTTCAGCCAATCGTGCTCCCATTTCCGAAGTTCGTTCTGAGCAGGTACAGCTCACAAAGCTTCCCGCTCTCACCAGCTGGTCTGAGGATGGAGGCCCTTTTGTTACACTTCCTTTAGTCTATACAGAAGATCCCCATACAAAGCAGCATAACCTGGGGATGTATCGGATTCAAATCTATGATGATCAGCACACCGGGATACATTGGCAAATCCATAAGGGTGGCGGTTTCCATTACTATGAGGCCGAGCAGATGAACCAACCACTACCTCTGACCTTAATGCTTGGTGGTCCACCTGCCCTAATCATCACTGCCATCGCCCCATTACCAGAAAAGGTGCCTGAACTGGTCTTTACATCGCTCTTAATGAACGATAAGGTTCATCTCTATCAAGAAGAAGGATATCCTCATCCCCTCGTAGCAGAGGCTGAATTTGCTTTTGGCGGCTTGGTTCCTCCCCATGAGCGAAGGCTAGAAGGGCCATTTGGCGACCATTATGGCTATTACTCCCTCGCCCATGATTTTCCCATCTTCCACGTAAAGAAGATGTGGAGACGTAAGGATGCCATCTATCCTGCTACTGTGGTAGGTAAACCGATTCAAGAGGATTATCATATCGGTGACTATCTGCAACGCTTAATTTCACCACTCTTCCCCATGGTGATGCCTGGTGTAAAGGCTCTGAAGGCCTATGCAGATACGGGGGTCCATGCCCTTGCAGGTGCCATCGTGCGTGAAAGCTATTACCGTGAAGCATTAGCTACAGGCTTTCGGATCTTAGGGGAGGGTCAACTCACACTAACCAAGTTCTTAATGCTAACCGATGTTCCGTGTAATCTAGAAAAGTTTGATACATTACTAGAGAGTATTCTTGCTCGTTTTCAACCAGCGCGCGATCTGATGATCATCAATGATACATCCATGGATACCTTGGATTATACAGGACGCCAATTCAATAAGGGTAGCAAGGCCATCATGATCGGGATCGGACAACCAATCCGTCAGCTCTCCCGCGAGTATCGTGGTGGTCAATTACCTGGGGTTCATGATGCCCAAGTATACTGTGGTGGTTGTCTCGTTGTTTCCGGTCCTACCTATGAAGAAGATCCAGAGTTTGCTCAGCATCTTGTTGACGAAGCTCAAGAGCAGTTGACAGGCTGGCCCTTGGTGATTCTTACAGATGATGCGAGCATCGCACAGCGTAGCGATCTCTTCCTCTGGAGTGTCTTCACACGTTTTGATCCAGCCTATGATATCTATGCTCGTTCCGAGATTCGGCGGAATAAAATCTGCTATGAAGGGGCGATTATAATCGATGCAAGAATGAAACCCTTCTATCCTGATACCGTTGAAACCGATCCTGCTACAAAAGCACTAGTTGATGAACGGTGGAATCAATACTTTAAATAA
- a CDS encoding DUF1450 domain-containing protein has protein sequence MANEFRICDTCKSINMKTLLPKLRELDPEAEIKIGCQSYCGIGYKKPFVVVNNMYVTGPDEETVLKKVARFIKVPRP, from the coding sequence ATGGCGAACGAATTTAGAATTTGTGATACCTGCAAAAGTATTAATATGAAAACACTGCTCCCCAAATTACGTGAACTTGACCCAGAGGCGGAGATCAAGATCGGCTGTCAATCCTATTGTGGAATTGGATATAAAAAGCCATTTGTCGTTGTGAATAACATGTATGTCACAGGTCCTGACGAGGAGACCGTGTTGAAGAAGGTAGCACGTTTTATTAAGGTGCCACGTCCATAA
- a CDS encoding MBL fold metallo-hydrolase has translation MQFQVIGYWGGYPGPGSATAGYLLEHDGEQLLLDCGSGVLSRLPYFTQPERLQAVLLSHYHYDHIADLGVLQYALLVQQQLGNGNGVLPIYAPNHDEEAFQRLQRPNITQAFPLLPDKKEQIGLFQVEVLPTQHPEYCLAMRIATSEATIVYTADTAFFPKLVDFAADADLLVAECSFYGGMDAQAYGGHMNSYDVGRLAAEARVGSLLLTHLPHFGQHDQLLEEAAEHFTGPIALAREGWRWEAR, from the coding sequence ATGCAGTTTCAAGTGATTGGATATTGGGGTGGGTACCCGGGACCCGGTAGTGCCACAGCTGGATATTTGCTGGAACATGATGGTGAACAACTTTTACTTGATTGTGGAAGTGGTGTCTTATCAAGACTTCCTTATTTTACCCAACCTGAACGCTTACAAGCGGTACTACTCTCCCATTATCATTATGATCATATCGCGGATCTAGGCGTGTTGCAATATGCATTGCTTGTACAGCAACAATTGGGCAATGGGAATGGTGTATTGCCCATCTATGCTCCTAACCACGATGAAGAGGCCTTTCAACGTTTACAACGTCCTAATATTACCCAGGCCTTTCCCTTATTACCTGACAAGAAAGAGCAGATTGGATTATTTCAAGTGGAAGTACTTCCCACTCAACATCCTGAGTACTGCTTAGCTATGCGTATTGCTACTTCAGAAGCAACGATTGTTTATACAGCAGATACCGCATTCTTTCCAAAGCTGGTGGACTTTGCAGCAGATGCTGATTTGCTTGTGGCAGAGTGTAGCTTCTATGGAGGGATGGATGCTCAAGCCTATGGGGGCCATATGAACAGTTATGATGTAGGTCGACTTGCAGCGGAAGCAAGAGTAGGCTCCCTTCTGCTCACTCATCTGCCGCACTTTGGTCAGCATGACCAATTGCTTGAGGAAGCGGCAGAACATTTTACAGGACCCATCGCCCTTGCTCGAGAAGGCTGGCGCTGGGAAGCGAGATAA
- a CDS encoding 2-oxoacid:ferredoxin oxidoreductase subunit beta produces MATIKDFRGDTPTWCPGCGHFSVMAGVQKAALNLGLEPHQMAIVTGIGCSSKLSEYTRTYGFHTLHGRSLPVAQGVKMANPELTVIAAGGDGDGYGIGMGHFAHAVRRNIDMTYVVMDNQIYGLTKGQTSPRSAHQFVTKTTKAGNKEYPIDPLATAIANGGTFVAQAFSGDIKGMTEIIERAIQHKGFSLVNVYSPCVTFNKVNTYDFFKESLAQVDQPFATREEAISFIKEKEGLVTGILFEEERDDFQTQLDIDWNILDVKEGSMDEALLRKMENLFK; encoded by the coding sequence ATGGCTACAATAAAAGATTTCCGTGGCGATACACCAACGTGGTGCCCAGGCTGTGGCCATTTTAGTGTCATGGCAGGTGTACAGAAGGCAGCGTTGAATTTGGGACTGGAACCACATCAAATGGCCATTGTTACAGGGATTGGCTGTTCCAGTAAGCTGTCTGAGTATACGCGAACCTATGGCTTTCATACCCTCCATGGACGTTCACTCCCTGTTGCCCAAGGTGTGAAGATGGCCAACCCAGAGTTGACTGTCATTGCTGCAGGCGGTGATGGCGATGGCTATGGAATCGGAATGGGACACTTTGCCCATGCGGTTCGTCGTAATATTGATATGACCTATGTGGTGATGGATAATCAGATTTATGGATTAACCAAGGGACAGACCTCTCCACGTAGCGCTCATCAGTTTGTGACGAAGACGACGAAAGCAGGTAATAAGGAGTATCCTATCGATCCGCTGGCAACAGCCATTGCCAATGGTGGAACATTTGTGGCACAAGCCTTCTCCGGGGATATTAAAGGCATGACTGAGATTATTGAGCGTGCCATTCAACATAAAGGTTTCTCTTTGGTGAATGTATACAGTCCTTGTGTTACTTTTAATAAGGTGAACACCTATGACTTCTTTAAGGAAAGCCTTGCTCAGGTGGATCAACCTTTTGCTACGAGAGAAGAAGCCATCAGCTTTATCAAAGAAAAAGAAGGCCTCGTAACAGGTATTCTCTTTGAAGAAGAACGGGATGACTTCCAAACGCAATTAGACATTGACTGGAATATCCTCGATGTCAAAGAAGGTTCCATGGATGAAGCCTTGCTTCGCAAGATGGAGAACCTATTCAAATAA
- a CDS encoding metal-sensitive transcriptional regulator, with the protein MMIPMASCCSAGRKSHHSPTVKRNLTSRLNRIEGQIRGIKRLIEEDTYCDNVLNQIAAVQAALSSVATILMENHMKSCVMERLQAGDQEVVDELMQTMKRLMK; encoded by the coding sequence ATGATGATTCCGATGGCAAGCTGCTGCAGTGCCGGGCGGAAAAGCCATCATTCACCGACAGTAAAACGGAATTTAACCTCACGACTCAACCGAATCGAAGGACAAATACGTGGAATTAAGCGTCTGATTGAAGAAGATACTTACTGTGATAATGTCCTGAATCAAATTGCAGCCGTGCAAGCTGCCCTTAGTTCAGTGGCTACCATCCTCATGGAGAATCACATGAAAAGCTGTGTAATGGAACGGCTTCAAGCAGGAGACCAAGAAGTCGTCGATGAACTGATGCAAACGATGAAGCGCCTAATGAAATGA
- a CDS encoding metal-sulfur cluster assembly factor: MMNELMKTNLDDVLTTDLQRKIMDQLREHVVDPELNMNVVDLGLVYRIEVLDDKKAYIEMTLTSMGCPLAGELTTLVREAVTQLEEIDDVEVNVVWNPPWSRENMSQFARMTLGI; encoded by the coding sequence ATGATGAATGAGTTAATGAAGACCAACCTTGATGACGTGTTAACCACCGATTTACAGCGGAAAATCATGGACCAACTACGAGAGCATGTTGTAGATCCTGAGCTCAATATGAATGTGGTGGATCTTGGTCTCGTATACAGAATTGAAGTATTAGATGATAAGAAAGCTTATATTGAGATGACCCTCACTTCCATGGGATGCCCGTTAGCTGGCGAACTTACCACTCTAGTAAGAGAAGCTGTTACCCAACTAGAAGAGATTGATGATGTGGAAGTCAATGTGGTCTGGAACCCACCATGGAGCCGAGAGAATATGTCACAGTTCGCTCGGATGACCCTTGGAATATAA
- a CDS encoding heavy metal translocating P-type ATPase translates to MAEGTEQRGGRQVQLVITGMTCAACSNRIEKGLNRMEGVQNATVNLTSEEAVISFDPNQLDIEDLRKKVKDLGYGAMEKVDDRKALKEEELSHKRRRIILSALLSFPLLWTMFAHLGLPMLVPQWLLNPWVQWTFATPVQFFVGWIFYEGAWKALKNRSANMDVLVALGTSAAYFYSIYGMLNGSHHLYFETSAVLITLVLVGKYLEALAKGRTTAAMEKLLSLQAQTATVKMDGDWQVIPVEQVKHDQWILVRPGEKIPVDGEIVEGNSTINESMLTGESLPVEKTKGDPVFGGTINLHGALTFRATKIGNETVLAQIIQAVKQANASKAPIQRVADRISGIFVPTVVLLALITFLLHYFWLQPGNVEYALITAVAVLVIACPCALGLATPTSIMVGTGKGAEHGILFKGGEHLEQLSKVNVILLDKTGTITHGEPQVTEILSFQSEEQKLLQVVASIEQNSEHPVGQAVVKYAKERGERCGGVEQFTVYPGKGVAAIHEGQQYWIGNRRLLEEQGIDYSTSLNQLEQLEAEGKTVMLVASSNAVIGLIAVADQVKEDAKQAINQLQQMGLQVAMVTGDNQRTAHAIARQVGITQVEAEVLPTGKSDVVKHYQEKGFRVAMVGDGINDAPALATAEVGIAIDTGTDVAMEAADVTVMGSELQGVVNAILVSRHTMTNIKQNLFASLFYNSIGIPIAMAGWLAPWIAGAAMALSSVSVVLNALRLRHIPLQRK, encoded by the coding sequence GTGGCAGAAGGTACAGAACAACGTGGGGGAAGGCAGGTACAACTGGTGATTACAGGGATGACCTGTGCGGCTTGCTCCAATCGAATTGAAAAGGGTTTAAATCGTATGGAAGGTGTTCAGAATGCCACCGTCAATCTTACTTCAGAGGAGGCGGTGATCTCCTTTGACCCGAATCAACTTGATATCGAAGATCTACGCAAGAAAGTAAAAGACTTAGGATATGGAGCAATGGAAAAGGTAGATGATCGGAAAGCATTGAAGGAAGAGGAACTGAGCCATAAGCGGCGTAGAATCATTCTCTCAGCTCTTCTCTCATTCCCGCTACTCTGGACGATGTTCGCCCACTTAGGTCTACCAATGCTGGTGCCCCAATGGTTACTCAACCCATGGGTACAATGGACTTTTGCCACACCTGTGCAATTCTTTGTTGGCTGGATCTTCTATGAAGGCGCTTGGAAGGCTTTGAAGAATAGAAGTGCCAATATGGATGTTCTCGTAGCTTTAGGAACATCAGCTGCCTATTTTTATAGCATTTATGGAATGCTCAATGGCTCTCATCATCTCTATTTCGAAACCAGTGCCGTCTTGATTACCCTCGTTCTTGTGGGGAAATATCTCGAAGCATTGGCCAAGGGCAGAACCACTGCCGCTATGGAAAAGCTCCTCTCCCTCCAAGCCCAAACTGCTACTGTGAAAATGGATGGAGATTGGCAGGTGATTCCTGTGGAGCAGGTGAAACATGATCAATGGATACTTGTTCGACCAGGTGAGAAGATTCCTGTAGATGGTGAGATTGTGGAAGGTAATTCCACCATCAATGAATCGATGCTAACCGGTGAAAGCCTACCTGTGGAAAAAACAAAGGGAGATCCTGTTTTTGGTGGTACTATCAATCTTCATGGTGCCCTCACATTTCGTGCAACGAAGATTGGGAATGAAACGGTTTTAGCCCAAATCATTCAAGCGGTGAAGCAAGCGAACGCAAGTAAGGCACCGATTCAGCGGGTGGCTGACCGAATCTCTGGTATCTTCGTTCCTACGGTGGTATTACTCGCCCTTATTACATTCTTACTTCATTATTTTTGGCTACAGCCCGGGAATGTGGAGTATGCGCTGATCACAGCGGTGGCTGTTCTCGTAATCGCCTGTCCCTGTGCCTTAGGATTGGCGACGCCAACATCCATCATGGTAGGGACTGGGAAGGGTGCAGAGCATGGAATCCTCTTTAAGGGTGGGGAACATTTAGAGCAGCTAAGTAAGGTCAATGTGATTCTTCTGGATAAGACAGGAACCATCACCCATGGAGAACCACAGGTGACAGAGATTCTCTCATTCCAAAGTGAAGAGCAGAAGCTTCTGCAAGTAGTTGCATCCATTGAACAAAATTCTGAGCATCCCGTAGGGCAAGCTGTTGTGAAGTATGCGAAGGAACGAGGAGAACGATGTGGGGGAGTAGAGCAATTTACCGTCTATCCTGGCAAGGGCGTTGCCGCCATTCACGAAGGTCAACAATACTGGATTGGAAATCGCCGCTTGTTGGAGGAGCAAGGGATCGATTATTCTACCTCGCTCAACCAGCTAGAGCAATTGGAGGCAGAGGGTAAGACGGTAATGTTGGTGGCAAGCAGTAATGCTGTTATCGGATTGATCGCTGTAGCTGATCAGGTCAAGGAGGATGCCAAGCAGGCCATCAACCAATTGCAACAGATGGGTCTCCAGGTTGCTATGGTCACAGGGGATAATCAGCGAACTGCTCATGCCATCGCTCGGCAGGTAGGTATCACCCAGGTGGAAGCGGAGGTATTACCAACGGGGAAATCAGATGTGGTAAAACACTATCAAGAAAAAGGCTTCCGAGTGGCGATGGTTGGCGATGGGATCAATGATGCCCCTGCATTAGCCACTGCCGAGGTGGGAATTGCCATTGATACAGGAACGGATGTAGCTATGGAGGCTGCTGATGTAACGGTGATGGGGAGTGAGTTGCAGGGGGTTGTCAATGCGATTCTCGTGAGTCGCCATACCATGACCAACATTAAACAGAATCTCTTTGCCTCTCTCTTCTATAATTCCATTGGTATTCCAATTGCGATGGCAGGTTGGTTAGCGCCATGGATCGCTGGTGCAGCCATGGCGCTCAGCTCAGTCTCTGTGGTTCTCAATGCTTTACGCTTACGTCATATTCCACTTCAAAGGAAATGA
- a CDS encoding 2-oxoacid:acceptor oxidoreductase subunit alpha: protein MIKAIQWKVGGQQGEGVDSTGEVFARTLFRYGYHVTTYKQFMSRIKGGHTDYKIRATQDQTYYAGDQVDILLCLDKDTLPLNEQALVENGVAIVEGKEIHVEKHDGKQYVEATFPMKELATQLGNPLAKNMIALGISGALIQLPKELFYEFIEDVFAKKGAEVIQSNKAAVDKGYELVEQYLADYIQKLEPVAKEERLYLSGNEATAFGSFMAGCRFLSAYPITPASEIMEWMSANLPKVGGTVLQVEDEIAGVTFAIGASYAGARAMTSTSGPGLSLKTEALGLAGMSETPLVIVNSQRGGPSTGLPTKYEQSDLQQMLYAGHGEIPRIVIYPSTIEDAFYLAAEAFNLAEQYQCPVIVGLDLALSMNKTTIPAIDANRVQISRGKLLSPDEVKSLDEHIFKRYRFTKDGISPRAIPGMEGGIHTASSNEHNEEGYITEDPAIRTQMMNKRLGKVEQARIATPYYLKNEDAEVMVVGMGSTRGVIEESIAKLAEEGIYLGHIQLQQISPFPMELAPYLKGKRVISVENNYFGQLLNVIKMHLPIHEKAAKITQYDGNPFTMERVYRELKELI from the coding sequence ATGATCAAAGCGATCCAATGGAAAGTGGGTGGTCAACAAGGTGAAGGTGTTGACTCCACAGGTGAAGTATTTGCCAGAACATTATTTCGTTACGGTTACCATGTAACCACGTATAAGCAATTTATGTCAAGAATTAAAGGCGGACATACGGATTATAAAATCCGTGCTACACAAGACCAGACTTATTATGCTGGCGACCAGGTAGATATTCTTCTGTGCTTGGATAAGGATACTCTTCCACTGAATGAGCAGGCATTAGTTGAGAATGGCGTAGCCATTGTTGAAGGTAAGGAGATTCATGTTGAGAAGCATGATGGCAAGCAATATGTTGAAGCGACGTTTCCCATGAAGGAACTGGCCACGCAACTTGGGAATCCCCTTGCTAAGAATATGATCGCACTTGGGATCAGTGGTGCATTAATTCAGTTACCCAAAGAATTGTTCTATGAATTTATTGAAGACGTATTCGCCAAAAAAGGTGCTGAGGTAATCCAGAGCAATAAAGCTGCAGTTGATAAGGGCTATGAATTGGTAGAACAATATTTAGCTGATTATATTCAGAAGCTGGAGCCTGTGGCAAAAGAGGAACGTCTATATCTTTCTGGAAATGAGGCTACTGCCTTTGGAAGTTTCATGGCAGGCTGTCGTTTTCTCTCTGCTTATCCCATTACACCTGCTAGTGAGATCATGGAATGGATGAGTGCCAATCTTCCTAAAGTGGGAGGAACAGTACTACAGGTAGAGGATGAGATTGCTGGGGTCACCTTCGCCATCGGTGCATCTTACGCAGGCGCTCGTGCAATGACTTCTACATCAGGACCAGGCTTATCCTTGAAAACAGAAGCATTGGGACTGGCTGGAATGAGTGAGACGCCGTTAGTGATTGTTAATTCTCAGCGCGGTGGTCCTTCTACAGGTCTCCCAACTAAATATGAACAGAGTGACTTACAACAGATGCTCTATGCTGGGCATGGTGAGATTCCTCGGATCGTCATTTATCCCAGCACCATTGAGGATGCATTCTACCTTGCAGCGGAAGCATTTAATCTCGCAGAACAATATCAATGCCCTGTCATTGTCGGGTTGGATCTAGCACTCTCAATGAATAAAACCACCATTCCTGCCATCGATGCTAACCGTGTTCAAATAAGTCGCGGCAAGCTCCTCTCACCTGATGAAGTAAAGAGCTTGGATGAGCATATCTTTAAGCGCTATCGTTTTACCAAGGATGGAATCTCACCACGTGCCATTCCAGGAATGGAGGGTGGTATTCATACAGCGAGTTCCAATGAGCATAATGAAGAAGGTTATATTACAGAAGATCCAGCCATCCGTACACAGATGATGAATAAACGTCTCGGTAAGGTAGAACAAGCACGGATTGCCACACCTTACTACTTGAAGAATGAAGATGCTGAGGTCATGGTGGTAGGTATGGGCTCAACCCGTGGGGTGATTGAAGAGAGCATTGCTAAATTAGCTGAAGAAGGTATATACCTCGGTCATATTCAACTGCAGCAAATCAGCCCATTCCCGATGGAATTAGCTCCATATTTAAAGGGGAAGCGGGTTATCAGCGTGGAGAATAACTACTTTGGTCAGTTGCTCAATGTGATTAAAATGCATCTTCCCATCCATGAGAAGGCAGCTAAAATTACGCAATATGATGGAAATCCCTTCACGATGGAACGTGTCTATCGTGAGTTAAAGGAGTTGATATAA
- a CDS encoding thioredoxin family protein: MIQEMAEEELHQQLQDVKGAPLFVYLYTPFCGTCKLAHRLLEITATAIPQARIIASNLNYLPALAQAWKITSVPALVVYGEKGVIAKYYAFHSVDYLFGLIQFHLQHVTTEEQDKQEK; this comes from the coding sequence ATGATCCAGGAGATGGCTGAAGAAGAACTACATCAACAGCTTCAAGATGTAAAAGGGGCTCCATTATTTGTATATCTTTATACGCCTTTTTGTGGTACTTGTAAATTGGCCCATCGCTTGTTAGAGATTACCGCTACAGCAATCCCGCAGGCTCGCATCATCGCCAGTAACCTCAATTACCTACCTGCTCTTGCTCAAGCTTGGAAGATTACTAGTGTGCCAGCCCTGGTAGTCTATGGAGAGAAGGGGGTCATTGCTAAATATTATGCCTTCCATTCTGTTGATTATCTATTTGGTTTAATCCAATTTCACCTTCAACATGTGACAACAGAGGAACAGGATAAGCAGGAAAAATAA